From Anas acuta chromosome 11, bAnaAcu1.1, whole genome shotgun sequence, the proteins below share one genomic window:
- the LOC137862567 gene encoding high mobility group protein hmg-12-like isoform X1 → MSNERPVNPSSSPLTEGLKRKRGRPKKQPREEAGGQLLVKKPRGRPKGSKKTSTVIGQMVEPPAGKRPRGRPRKWPQLAIREGTSEEGSPQGSSDLNLNSAPATQALSGENKEPARTEGEMCQTCKPAMVQRREESFLKAACITGKDGSRPSKTTGLRKSLSNIPATAQ, encoded by the exons ATGAGCAACGAGAGGCCAGTGAACCCTAGTTCATCTCCACTGACTGAGGGcctgaagagaaagagaggaagaccAAAGAAGCAGCCACGG gagGAAGCTGGGGGACAATTGCTGGTGAAGAAACCACGAGGAAGGCCAAAAGGAAGCAAGAAAACGAGCACTGTAATTGGACAAATG GTAGAACCTCCTGCTGGAAAAAGACCAAGAGGGAGGCCCCGCAAGTGG CCCCAGCTAGCGATCCGAGAAGGAACGTCTGAGGAAGGAAGTCCTCAGGGAAGCAGTGACTTGAATTTGAACTCAGCGCCTGCCACACAAG CCCTGTCTGGGGAGAATAAAGAACCAGCAAGAACTGAAGGAGAAATGTGCCAGACTTGCAAGCCCGCCATGGtgcagagaagagaggagagctTCTTGAAAGCTGCCT GCATCACTGGAAAAGACGGTTCCAGGCCCAGCAAAACTACTGGTCTTAGGAAGTCTCTGAGTAACATCCCTGCCACAGCTCAGTAG
- the LOC137862567 gene encoding high mobility group protein HMGI-C-like isoform X2, with translation MSNERPVNPSSSPLTEGLKRKRGRPKKQPREEAGGQLLVKKPRGRPKGSKKTSTVIGQMVEPPAGKRPRGRPRKWPQLAIREGTSEEGSPQGSSDLNLNSAPATQGITGKDGSRPSKTTGLRKSLSNIPATAQ, from the exons ATGAGCAACGAGAGGCCAGTGAACCCTAGTTCATCTCCACTGACTGAGGGcctgaagagaaagagaggaagaccAAAGAAGCAGCCACGG gagGAAGCTGGGGGACAATTGCTGGTGAAGAAACCACGAGGAAGGCCAAAAGGAAGCAAGAAAACGAGCACTGTAATTGGACAAATG GTAGAACCTCCTGCTGGAAAAAGACCAAGAGGGAGGCCCCGCAAGTGG CCCCAGCTAGCGATCCGAGAAGGAACGTCTGAGGAAGGAAGTCCTCAGGGAAGCAGTGACTTGAATTTGAACTCAGCGCCTGCCACACAAG GCATCACTGGAAAAGACGGTTCCAGGCCCAGCAAAACTACTGGTCTTAGGAAGTCTCTGAGTAACATCCCTGCCACAGCTCAGTAG